One Streptomyces sp. NBC_00554 DNA segment encodes these proteins:
- a CDS encoding cobalt-precorrin-6A reductase → MSPHVLVLGGTTEARELAARLAARPGVRVTTSLAGRVSRPGALEGDVRIGGFGGADGLARWLREHRVDAVVDATHPFAAGITANAALAAAATEVPAVVLRRPGWLPGPGDLWHSAASLAEAAALLPELGRRVFLTTGRLGIEAFAELPGLHFLVRSVEAPEPPMPRDIEVLLARGPFTVDGERTLLREHRIDVLVTKDSGGAATAAKLTAARDLGLPVVVVRRPPLPEGVNPVPDVASALARLDLGPL, encoded by the coding sequence ATGTCCCCCCACGTCCTGGTCCTCGGCGGCACCACCGAGGCGCGAGAACTCGCCGCCCGGCTGGCTGCCCGTCCCGGTGTGCGGGTGACCACCTCGCTGGCGGGGCGCGTGTCCCGGCCGGGTGCGCTCGAAGGGGACGTACGGATCGGCGGATTCGGCGGGGCGGACGGGCTGGCGCGATGGCTGCGCGAGCACCGCGTGGACGCCGTGGTCGACGCGACGCACCCGTTCGCGGCGGGGATCACGGCGAACGCCGCGCTCGCGGCGGCCGCGACGGAAGTTCCGGCCGTGGTGCTGCGCCGTCCCGGCTGGCTTCCGGGCCCGGGTGACCTGTGGCATTCGGCGGCGTCCCTCGCCGAAGCCGCCGCGCTGCTCCCGGAGTTGGGCCGCCGCGTCTTCCTCACCACGGGCCGCCTGGGCATCGAGGCCTTCGCGGAGCTGCCCGGACTCCACTTTCTCGTACGGTCGGTGGAGGCGCCCGAGCCGCCGATGCCCAGGGACATAGAGGTGCTGCTGGCGCGCGGTCCGTTCACGGTGGACGGCGAGAGGACGCTGCTGCGCGAGCACCGCATCGACGTCCTGGTGACCAAGGACAGCGGGGGAGCGGCGACGGCGGCGAAGCTCACGGCCGCACGGGACCTCGGGCTGCCCGTGGTCGTCGTACGCCGCCCGCCTCTCCCGGAGGGCGTGAACCCGGTCCCGGACGTCGCGTCGGCTCTGGCCCGGCTGGACCTCGGCCCGCTCTGA